In a genomic window of Thiolapillus brandeum:
- the lgt gene encoding prolipoprotein diacylglyceryl transferase, which translates to MIYPNIDPVALSLGPLKVHWYGLMYLIGMLGGWALARWRVARSKTGWTAQEVDDLLFYCAIGVVLGGRLGYILFYGFGEWLADPMRIFRVWEGGMSFHGGFLGVLAAMWLYQRKYHKSFFELTDFIAPYITIGLFTGRLGNFINGELWGKPTDLPWAMRLRCEEFVSLCRDKLGLPPGTEWTPPLHPNQLYEALGEGVLLFILLWWFSSRPRPRMAVSALFLIGYGFFRFLIEFVRMPDVQLGYLAGGWLTMGQVLSFPMIIVGVFLMILAYGRSPA; encoded by the coding sequence ATGATTTATCCCAATATCGATCCCGTGGCCCTGTCTTTGGGGCCTTTGAAGGTGCACTGGTACGGGCTCATGTACCTGATCGGCATGCTCGGCGGTTGGGCTCTTGCCCGCTGGCGGGTCGCCCGGAGCAAGACGGGCTGGACCGCCCAGGAAGTGGATGATCTGCTGTTCTATTGCGCCATCGGTGTGGTTCTCGGGGGGCGCCTGGGGTATATCCTGTTTTACGGCTTTGGCGAGTGGCTGGCGGATCCCATGCGTATTTTCCGTGTCTGGGAAGGCGGCATGTCCTTCCACGGAGGTTTTCTTGGGGTATTGGCGGCCATGTGGCTGTATCAGCGCAAGTACCACAAGTCATTCTTTGAACTGACCGATTTCATCGCGCCCTACATCACTATCGGCCTGTTCACCGGCCGTCTCGGCAACTTCATCAATGGCGAGCTCTGGGGCAAGCCCACGGATCTGCCTTGGGCCATGCGTTTACGCTGTGAGGAATTCGTCAGCCTGTGCCGTGACAAGCTGGGCCTGCCTCCGGGCACGGAATGGACGCCGCCTCTGCATCCCAACCAGCTTTATGAAGCCCTGGGTGAAGGTGTGCTGCTGTTCATCCTGTTGTGGTGGTTCTCCAGCCGCCCCCGGCCCCGTATGGCCGTATCGGCCCTGTTTCTGATAGGCTATGGTTTTTTCCGCTTCCTCATCGAGTTCGTGCGCATGCCGGATGTGCAACTGGGTTATCTTGCCGGGGGCTGGCTGACCATGGGGCAGGTGTTGTCCTTCCCCATGATCATCGTGGGAGTGTTTCTCATGATTCTGGCCTATGGGCGAAGCCCGGCATAG
- a CDS encoding thymidylate synthase encodes MKQYLELLQRVRTEGAPKGDRTGTGTYSVFGHQMRFDLNQGFPLVTTKKIHLKSVIHELLWFLRGDTNTAYLRDNGVTIWDEWADKNGELGPIYGYQWRSWPTPDGSHIDQIEQIIAQIRTTPNSRRIIVSAWNPADLPDESISPQDNVAQGRMALAPCHAFFQFYVRDGRLSCQLYQRSADVFLGVPFNIASYALLTMMLAQVCGLQAGDFIHTLGDAHLYSNHLEQADLQLSREPFSLPSMSLDPEIQKLDDFVFDSFEIQNYHSHPGIRAPIAV; translated from the coding sequence ATGAAACAATACCTGGAACTGCTACAGCGGGTGCGTACTGAAGGTGCGCCCAAGGGAGACCGTACGGGCACCGGCACCTATTCCGTGTTCGGACACCAGATGCGCTTCGATCTGAACCAGGGGTTTCCGCTGGTCACCACCAAGAAGATTCATCTCAAGTCCGTGATTCACGAGCTTCTGTGGTTCCTCAGGGGAGATACCAATACGGCTTATCTGCGCGACAACGGAGTGACCATTTGGGACGAATGGGCAGATAAAAACGGTGAACTTGGGCCTATCTACGGATATCAGTGGCGATCCTGGCCGACTCCCGATGGTTCGCACATCGACCAGATCGAGCAGATTATCGCCCAGATACGCACCACCCCGAATTCCCGGCGCATCATCGTTTCGGCCTGGAATCCGGCCGATCTGCCGGACGAAAGCATCTCGCCCCAGGACAATGTCGCTCAGGGCAGGATGGCCCTTGCCCCCTGTCACGCCTTCTTTCAGTTCTATGTCCGGGATGGCCGCTTGTCCTGCCAGCTTTACCAGCGCAGTGCCGACGTATTTCTGGGCGTACCCTTCAATATCGCCAGCTATGCCTTGCTCACCATGATGCTGGCCCAGGTCTGCGGCCTTCAGGCGGGGGATTTCATTCATACCCTGGGGGATGCCCACTTGTACAGTAATCACCTGGAGCAGGCGGACCTGCAATTGTCCCGGGAGCCATTTTCTCTGCCATCCATGAGCTTGGATCCAGAGATACAAAAGCTCGATGATTTTGTCTTTGACAGCTTTGAGATCCAAAACTATCACAGCCACCCGGGAATTCGTGCTCCTATTGCCGTTTAA
- the folA gene encoding type 3 dihydrofolate reductase: protein MSGMDKPFISIISAMAHNRVIGHENRLPWHLPADLQHFKAVTMGKPMIMGRKTWESLPGLLPGRPHIVVTRNPDYRAEGARVVHSLEESFDAAGDVEEIMIVGGANLYAQALSHARRMYLTQIDTQVEGDAWFPAFNAREWREVALEKYVADEKNPFDYRFITLEKQP, encoded by the coding sequence ATGTCTGGTATGGACAAGCCCTTCATCAGCATCATCAGTGCCATGGCACATAACCGGGTTATCGGCCACGAAAACCGGCTGCCTTGGCATTTGCCCGCGGATTTACAGCATTTCAAGGCGGTGACCATGGGGAAGCCCATGATCATGGGGCGCAAGACCTGGGAATCCCTGCCGGGCCTGCTGCCTGGCAGGCCACATATCGTGGTGACACGCAACCCGGATTACCGCGCTGAAGGGGCGAGGGTGGTGCATTCCCTGGAAGAGAGCTTCGATGCCGCCGGGGATGTGGAGGAAATCATGATCGTGGGTGGCGCGAACCTTTATGCGCAAGCTCTGTCCCATGCCCGGCGCATGTACCTGACACAGATCGATACACAGGTGGAAGGCGACGCCTGGTTTCCGGCATTCAATGCCCGTGAATGGCGAGAGGTCGCGCTGGAAAAATATGTGGCAGACGAAAAGAATCCCTTTGACTATCGGTTCATTACACTGGAGAAGCAGCCATGA
- a CDS encoding fructosamine kinase family protein: MSAWQQITDHIRDASGEPFQPESPRSLGGGCINTAVRLSDGNRHWFVKLNQASRLDMFEAEFLGLQELAAAEAIRVPLPLCTGTADGQSYIVMEFIPLGGSGSNASAGEQLAALHRHQAEAFGWQRDNTIGSTHQPNDWTADWVDFWRKHRLGFQLEEAARKGLGSHIQRLGENLLERFSVLMDHDPAPSLLHGDLWGGNLSHDDQGNPVIYDPATYYGDREAEIAMTELFGGFGAAFYDAYNSSWPLDSGYATRKTFYNLYHILNHANMFGGGYVGQAQRMMERLLADLG; this comes from the coding sequence CTGAGCGCCTGGCAGCAGATCACCGACCATATCCGGGACGCCTCCGGCGAGCCCTTCCAGCCCGAATCACCCCGCTCTCTTGGCGGCGGTTGCATCAACACCGCCGTCAGACTCTCCGACGGCAACCGTCACTGGTTCGTCAAGCTCAACCAGGCCAGCCGCCTGGACATGTTCGAGGCGGAATTTCTGGGTTTGCAGGAACTGGCGGCGGCGGAAGCGATACGTGTTCCCCTCCCCCTGTGCACAGGCACCGCCGATGGGCAAAGCTATATCGTCATGGAATTTATTCCCCTGGGCGGATCGGGATCCAATGCCAGCGCTGGCGAACAACTGGCGGCATTGCACCGGCACCAGGCGGAAGCTTTCGGCTGGCAACGCGACAATACCATCGGTTCCACCCATCAGCCGAACGACTGGACGGCGGACTGGGTGGATTTCTGGCGAAAGCATCGTCTGGGTTTTCAGCTGGAAGAGGCCGCCCGCAAGGGCCTGGGCAGCCACATACAACGCCTGGGGGAAAACCTGCTGGAGCGCTTCTCCGTGCTCATGGACCACGATCCCGCCCCTTCCCTGCTCCACGGGGATCTGTGGGGCGGCAACCTGAGTCATGACGACCAGGGCAATCCTGTCATCTACGACCCGGCTACCTACTATGGTGATCGTGAGGCGGAAATTGCCATGACGGAACTCTTTGGGGGATTCGGCGCGGCCTTTTACGATGCCTACAACAGCAGCTGGCCACTGGATTCAGGCTACGCCACCCGCAAGACCTTCTACAACCTGTACCACATCCTCAACCACGCCAACATGTTTGGCGGCGGCTATGTGGGACAGGCGCAGCGCATGATGGAGCGGTTGCTGGCGGATCTTGGGTAA
- a CDS encoding primosomal protein N', producing MNSPILRLALPAPVFGLFDYLPPAGLDPALLQPGQRLMVPFGPSERCGLLVEIGTDSEIPGSRLKAARVLLDEQPLLDKTQMDFLRWAAAYYHHPQGEVLMSALPVRLRKGKALLKPRPDHVFLLQEPDEVADALKKRAPRQYEILCWLRDKGGSARLEDFRRQFPSGRSILNALRLRGCVDLGIGEAVPGVLQTPAHELEPEQQAALDAVTANLDEYGAFLLDGVTGSGKTEVYFHIAEQVLARGRSVLLLVPEISLTPQLVRRVARRLAVRVAVMHSGLSDGEREQAWQLARSGEARMVLGTRSAVFASLPDLGLVLVDEEHDASYKQQEGFRYSARDMALVRASRAACPVVLGSATPSLESLRNAMDGRYGWLRLTRRAGGARAPRMQVLDVRNQRLAAGLSPVVLQALEQTLARGEQALVFLNRRGYAPVLSCYGCGWLSDCPRCDARQTLHLGQGKLICHHCGNERIQPKTCPSCGSSEIHPLGQGTEQLEETLKQRFPEYPLVRIDRDAASRKGTLERLLARVKEGGAGLLVGTQMLAKGHHFPNLTLVVMVDVDSGLFSADFRSAERMAQLIVQVAGRAGRAELPGRVLLQTRFPDHPLLRSLVEEDYNAFARRALKEREMAGLPPCSSQALIRASARSLEIAEGFLEQAAELAGRSADGRVAVWGPVPAPMRKRAGRHRAQLLLQTGQRPELQRLLDLLVPALSSLPDAGRVRWSVDVDPVDLY from the coding sequence GTGAACAGCCCCATTCTGCGATTGGCGTTGCCCGCGCCGGTATTCGGCTTGTTTGATTATCTGCCTCCGGCTGGTCTGGATCCGGCTTTGCTGCAACCCGGCCAGCGCCTGATGGTGCCTTTCGGACCCAGTGAACGCTGTGGCCTGCTGGTAGAAATAGGGACGGATAGCGAGATTCCCGGTTCCCGTCTCAAGGCGGCCAGAGTGCTTCTGGATGAACAGCCACTGCTGGATAAAACCCAGATGGATTTTCTGCGCTGGGCGGCGGCCTACTACCACCATCCCCAGGGTGAGGTGCTGATGTCTGCCTTGCCTGTGCGCCTGCGCAAGGGTAAGGCGCTGCTGAAACCCCGTCCCGATCATGTGTTTCTTCTCCAGGAGCCTGATGAGGTGGCTGATGCCCTGAAAAAGCGTGCCCCCCGCCAGTATGAGATTCTCTGCTGGCTCAGGGACAAGGGGGGCAGCGCCCGCCTGGAAGACTTCCGCAGACAGTTCCCCTCGGGGCGTTCCATTCTGAATGCACTGCGCCTCAGGGGCTGCGTGGATCTGGGTATTGGCGAAGCAGTTCCCGGGGTGTTGCAGACCCCTGCGCATGAGCTGGAGCCGGAGCAACAAGCGGCTCTGGATGCGGTGACTGCCAATCTGGATGAGTATGGCGCCTTTCTCCTCGATGGCGTTACCGGTAGCGGCAAGACGGAGGTCTATTTCCATATTGCTGAACAAGTGCTGGCCCGGGGGCGTAGTGTGTTGTTGCTGGTGCCGGAGATCTCTCTTACTCCCCAGTTGGTGCGCCGGGTGGCGCGGCGCCTGGCCGTGAGGGTGGCGGTGATGCACTCGGGACTGAGTGACGGCGAGCGGGAACAGGCCTGGCAGTTGGCCCGAAGTGGTGAAGCCCGGATGGTGCTGGGAACCCGCTCGGCGGTATTCGCTTCCCTGCCGGATCTGGGCCTGGTGCTGGTGGATGAAGAACATGATGCTTCCTACAAACAACAGGAAGGTTTCCGTTATTCGGCCCGGGATATGGCACTGGTGCGGGCCAGCAGAGCTGCTTGCCCTGTGGTGCTGGGCTCGGCCACCCCTTCCCTGGAAAGCCTAAGGAATGCCATGGATGGACGCTACGGCTGGTTGCGCCTCACCCGCCGGGCAGGTGGTGCCCGGGCTCCCCGGATGCAGGTGCTGGATGTCCGCAATCAGCGCCTGGCTGCAGGCTTATCGCCAGTGGTGTTGCAGGCCCTGGAGCAAACTCTCGCCCGGGGCGAACAGGCCCTGGTGTTTCTGAATCGCCGTGGTTATGCTCCGGTGCTCAGTTGCTATGGCTGCGGCTGGTTGTCGGACTGTCCCCGCTGCGATGCCCGCCAGACTCTGCACCTGGGCCAGGGAAAGCTCATTTGCCACCACTGCGGCAATGAGCGCATACAGCCAAAAACCTGCCCGTCCTGTGGGTCTTCCGAAATTCATCCCCTGGGGCAGGGCACCGAACAACTGGAGGAAACCCTGAAGCAACGCTTCCCAGAATATCCCCTGGTGCGTATCGACCGTGATGCCGCCAGCCGCAAGGGCACCCTGGAGCGCCTGCTGGCCCGGGTAAAAGAAGGTGGAGCCGGGTTGCTGGTGGGCACCCAGATGCTGGCCAAGGGCCATCATTTCCCCAACCTGACCCTGGTGGTCATGGTGGATGTGGACAGTGGACTGTTCTCTGCCGACTTCCGCAGCGCTGAACGCATGGCCCAGCTCATCGTTCAGGTGGCGGGCCGGGCGGGCCGGGCGGAACTGCCGGGGCGGGTGCTGTTGCAGACACGGTTTCCGGATCATCCGTTACTGCGTTCTCTGGTGGAGGAAGACTACAATGCCTTTGCCCGCCGGGCCCTCAAGGAGCGTGAGATGGCAGGGTTGCCCCCCTGCAGCAGCCAGGCCCTGATCCGCGCCAGTGCGCGCAGCCTGGAGATTGCTGAAGGCTTTCTGGAACAGGCTGCAGAGCTGGCGGGCCGGTCGGCGGATGGCCGGGTGGCGGTTTGGGGGCCGGTACCAGCACCCATGCGAAAGCGGGCAGGCCGGCACCGGGCCCAGTTGCTCCTGCAAACCGGGCAGCGTCCCGAATTGCAACGCCTGCTGGATCTTCTGGTGCCCGCCCTGTCTTCCCTGCCGGATGCCGGGCGGGTGCGCTGGTCCGTGGATGTGGATCCCGTGGATCTCTATTGA
- the argS gene encoding arginine--tRNA ligase: protein MKSEIFSLVNSALDSLAAQGIIDPEQRRQPVVERARDASHGDFATNAAMVNVKAAGMKPRDLAQKILDALPASPQVEKVEIAGPGFINFYLSPGAYHSVVPEILRQAHDYGRSDLGKGRRVQVEFVSANPTGPLHVGHGRGAAYGAVVADLLAAVGFEVHREYYVNDAGRQMNILAASVWLRYLELAGEALVFPANGYKGDYVWDIAATLHREHGDDYRFDAEEVFRDVPADEPEGGDKEKHIDALIERCQALLGDNRYRYVFELALNTILDDIRDDLEKFGVVYQEWYSERSLVESGAVNKAIERLRKGGYLYEEKGALWFRSTDFGDEKDRVVVRDNGQTTYFASDIAYHMNKLERGFDRVIDVWGADHHGYVPRVKAALKALGDDADKLDVLLVQFAILYRNGEKLAMSTRSGEFVTLRQLRKEVGRDAARFFYVMRKCEQHLDFDLDLAKSQSSDNPVYYVQYAHARICAVLRQAGEKGLDIEPSEGVKNLERLTESHELALLNDLSRYPEVVEAAALNEEPHQLTHYLRDLANDLHTYYNAHQFLVDDQALRDARIKLILATREVLRNGLNLIGVSAPETM from the coding sequence ATGAAATCAGAGATTTTCAGCTTAGTGAACAGCGCCCTGGACAGCCTGGCGGCCCAAGGCATCATCGATCCGGAACAACGCCGTCAACCGGTGGTCGAGCGCGCCAGAGATGCCTCTCATGGCGATTTTGCCACCAATGCCGCCATGGTGAACGTGAAGGCGGCGGGCATGAAGCCCAGGGATCTGGCACAAAAGATCCTGGATGCGCTACCGGCATCTCCCCAGGTGGAGAAGGTCGAAATTGCCGGACCTGGCTTCATCAATTTTTACCTGTCTCCGGGGGCTTATCATTCGGTGGTGCCGGAGATCCTGCGCCAGGCCCATGATTATGGCCGTTCGGATCTGGGCAAGGGCCGAAGGGTGCAGGTGGAGTTCGTGTCCGCCAATCCCACCGGGCCCCTGCATGTAGGCCATGGCCGCGGTGCCGCTTATGGCGCGGTGGTGGCCGATCTTCTGGCTGCCGTAGGCTTCGAGGTACACCGGGAATACTATGTCAACGATGCCGGGCGGCAGATGAATATCCTGGCGGCTTCCGTGTGGTTGCGTTATCTGGAGTTGGCGGGAGAAGCGCTGGTTTTCCCCGCGAATGGCTACAAGGGCGATTATGTATGGGATATTGCCGCTACTTTGCATCGGGAGCATGGCGACGACTACCGGTTCGACGCCGAAGAGGTCTTCCGGGACGTGCCGGCGGACGAACCGGAAGGCGGTGACAAGGAAAAGCACATCGATGCCCTCATCGAACGCTGCCAGGCGCTACTGGGTGACAACCGTTACCGTTACGTATTCGAACTGGCTCTGAACACCATCCTGGATGACATCCGTGATGACCTGGAAAAATTCGGAGTCGTCTATCAGGAATGGTACTCCGAACGCAGCCTGGTGGAATCCGGGGCCGTGAACAAGGCCATCGAACGGTTGCGCAAGGGCGGTTATCTTTATGAAGAGAAGGGGGCCCTGTGGTTCCGCTCCACGGATTTTGGTGATGAAAAGGACCGGGTGGTGGTGCGCGACAATGGTCAGACCACTTATTTCGCCTCGGACATTGCCTATCACATGAACAAACTGGAACGGGGCTTCGACCGGGTCATCGATGTCTGGGGGGCGGACCACCATGGCTATGTTCCCCGGGTGAAAGCGGCCCTGAAGGCTTTGGGGGACGATGCCGACAAGCTGGACGTGCTCCTGGTGCAGTTCGCCATCCTCTACCGCAATGGCGAGAAGCTGGCCATGTCCACCCGCTCCGGAGAATTCGTGACCCTGCGCCAGCTGCGCAAGGAAGTGGGCCGGGATGCGGCACGCTTCTTTTACGTCATGCGCAAGTGCGAGCAGCATCTGGATTTCGACCTGGACCTGGCCAAGTCCCAGTCCAGCGACAACCCCGTGTACTATGTGCAATATGCCCATGCGCGCATCTGCGCGGTATTGCGCCAGGCCGGAGAAAAGGGTTTGGACATCGAGCCCAGCGAAGGCGTAAAGAACCTGGAACGTCTGACGGAATCTCACGAACTGGCCCTGCTCAATGACCTGTCCCGTTATCCCGAGGTCGTGGAGGCGGCGGCCCTCAATGAGGAGCCACACCAGCTTACCCACTACCTGCGGGATCTGGCCAATGACCTGCATACCTACTACAACGCCCACCAGTTCCTGGTGGATGATCAGGCCCTGCGCGATGCCCGCATCAAACTCATTCTTGCCACCCGTGAGGTGCTGCGCAACGGCCTGAACCTGATTGGCGTATCCGCGCCGGAGACGATGTAA
- a CDS encoding SPOR domain-containing protein, giving the protein MARDYKGRANRGRKKKQPVSPWVWLVLGFVLGAASAGFVCLKYTPRNAQDNWIGDRPPVVKKVAPRKVSPEPARVSKPKFDFYNLLPDQEVLIPDEEVERQVKKAPPARPPEKRAVPAETPRPKAAGKRYMVQVSSFRNKREAESLKAKLALLGLRARVSSARIKGGTWYRVQLGPYANAAAMQDVRRQLASSGYKSLAVALK; this is encoded by the coding sequence ATGGCCAGAGACTACAAGGGGCGCGCCAATCGTGGCAGGAAGAAAAAGCAACCGGTATCCCCATGGGTCTGGCTGGTGCTGGGTTTTGTTCTGGGTGCTGCCAGCGCAGGGTTTGTCTGCCTCAAGTATACGCCGCGCAATGCCCAGGACAACTGGATAGGCGACCGCCCGCCAGTCGTCAAGAAAGTCGCGCCGCGCAAGGTTTCGCCGGAACCTGCCCGGGTGAGCAAGCCCAAGTTCGATTTCTATAATCTGCTGCCGGATCAGGAAGTGCTGATTCCAGATGAAGAAGTGGAGCGCCAGGTGAAGAAGGCACCGCCTGCCAGGCCGCCGGAAAAGAGGGCTGTCCCTGCGGAAACACCCAGACCCAAGGCGGCGGGCAAGCGTTACATGGTTCAGGTCAGCTCGTTCCGCAACAAGCGGGAAGCGGAATCCCTCAAGGCCAAACTGGCGCTGCTGGGTCTGCGTGCCCGTGTGAGTAGCGCCCGCATAAAGGGCGGTACCTGGTATCGCGTGCAACTGGGGCCCTATGCCAATGCAGCAGCCATGCAGGACGTGCGCCGCCAGCTGGCCAGCAGTGGCTATAAATCCCTGGCGGTTGCCCTGAAATAG
- a CDS encoding FIST signal transduction protein, with protein sequence MQVALQWFEPGKGWQLDSGGVADTRNTLVLIFSSLPLESTRTAVASLRASYPRAVFMGCSTAGQILDTRFLEYGLIALMVEFQHSSLVVEYRRRTAESDSFALGQSLAKALAEHQDLASIFVLSEGLSINASRLMTGFNAFIQGRIPVTGGLAGDGARFVSTWVMCQGQVTTDMVCAIGICGRRLGVGYGSRGGWDVLGPERRVTGSRENILYELDGQPALQLYKKYLGDRARDLPASGLLFPLALRSKRGESEQKVRTILGVDEEQQSLTFAGNIPQGGLVQLMRANIDRLIDGAEDAAASMDLATYDGGPLCCIAISCVGRHLVLGPRVEEEIEAVKERLPAQTCQAGFYSYGELSPLSSGLCDLHNQTMTLTLWWEN encoded by the coding sequence ATGCAGGTGGCCTTGCAGTGGTTCGAGCCAGGTAAAGGCTGGCAGCTGGATTCGGGGGGAGTTGCCGATACGCGTAACACCCTGGTGCTGATATTCAGCAGTTTGCCCCTGGAATCGACCCGAACGGCGGTGGCTTCTTTGCGGGCCTCGTATCCCCGTGCTGTTTTCATGGGCTGTTCAACCGCAGGCCAGATTCTGGATACCCGCTTTCTTGAATATGGCCTGATTGCCCTGATGGTTGAATTCCAGCACTCCAGTCTGGTAGTGGAATACCGGCGGCGGACAGCAGAGAGTGACTCTTTCGCCCTGGGCCAGTCTCTGGCCAAAGCCCTTGCAGAGCATCAGGATCTGGCCTCCATATTTGTGCTTTCAGAGGGGTTGAGCATCAATGCCTCCCGACTTATGACCGGGTTCAATGCCTTCATCCAGGGGCGCATTCCCGTGACGGGAGGGCTGGCGGGTGATGGCGCCCGTTTTGTCTCTACCTGGGTCATGTGCCAGGGGCAAGTGACTACTGATATGGTCTGCGCCATCGGGATCTGCGGCCGGCGCTTGGGCGTGGGCTATGGTTCCCGCGGTGGCTGGGACGTGTTGGGCCCGGAACGGCGGGTTACAGGATCCAGGGAGAATATTCTCTATGAGCTGGATGGGCAACCGGCCCTACAGCTATACAAGAAGTACCTGGGTGATCGTGCCAGGGATCTGCCAGCTTCCGGGTTGTTGTTTCCCCTGGCTCTGCGCTCAAAACGGGGAGAGTCCGAGCAGAAGGTGAGGACTATTCTTGGCGTGGATGAGGAGCAGCAGTCCCTGACTTTTGCCGGGAATATTCCCCAGGGCGGCCTGGTGCAGCTTATGCGGGCGAATATTGACCGCCTCATCGATGGCGCGGAAGATGCCGCAGCGAGCATGGATCTGGCCACCTATGATGGCGGCCCCCTGTGTTGCATTGCTATCAGTTGTGTAGGGCGCCACTTGGTGTTGGGTCCAAGGGTGGAAGAGGAGATCGAGGCAGTGAAAGAGCGGCTGCCAGCACAAACGTGCCAGGCGGGCTTTTATTCCTACGGCGAGCTTTCGCCCCTGTCTTCCGGGTTGTGTGATCTGCACAATCAGACCATGACCCTTACCCTGTGGTGGGAAAACTGA